The following coding sequences lie in one Jonesia denitrificans DSM 20603 genomic window:
- a CDS encoding tyrosine-type recombinase/integrase translates to MTLLDEYDKHVTLRKGLAAATAVAYRSDLVDLFAHVHARRTSRRHAQEKLTKYNKAHSERLSVTDAQTDEYAVTITLEELREWLAHSLTQNLSRSTIARRGASARQFFAWLVERGIRHDDPSKRLTTPTPHSALPHVLTVAQVKQLLAAVERVYLPETTDTNTELSRARTDRLRAAVELTYSSGLRIAELVSLNVGDIDHEQRVIRVTGKGNKQRRVPLGLPALQALERWIAESRPIMQSTSEEALFLGVRGGRWNARQVRDELNKAALHADLDVVRPHDLRHTTATHLLEGGADLRSVQEILGHSSLRTTQRYTHVTMTRLRDTYAHAHPRA, encoded by the coding sequence ATGACCCTGCTCGATGAGTATGACAAGCACGTGACACTGCGTAAAGGCCTTGCTGCCGCAACGGCTGTAGCCTACCGCAGTGACCTTGTTGACCTCTTCGCGCACGTTCATGCCCGCCGTACTTCACGTCGGCACGCACAGGAAAAGCTCACGAAGTACAACAAAGCGCACTCTGAGCGCCTGTCGGTCACTGATGCACAGACGGATGAGTATGCGGTGACTATCACGCTGGAAGAACTGCGTGAATGGTTGGCTCACAGCCTTACGCAAAACCTGTCACGCTCGACAATTGCTCGTCGTGGCGCCAGTGCTCGACAGTTCTTTGCCTGGCTCGTGGAACGCGGTATTCGTCATGATGACCCCAGCAAGCGCCTGACTACTCCGACACCACATTCTGCGTTGCCGCACGTGTTGACGGTGGCGCAAGTCAAGCAACTCCTCGCTGCGGTAGAGCGTGTATACCTGCCCGAAACGACAGATACAAACACAGAGCTTAGCCGGGCACGGACCGATCGTTTACGGGCCGCTGTTGAACTGACCTATTCCAGTGGCCTGCGGATCGCAGAACTTGTGTCGCTCAACGTCGGCGACATCGATCATGAGCAACGTGTGATTCGCGTTACTGGTAAAGGGAACAAGCAACGACGCGTCCCGCTAGGACTTCCTGCGCTCCAAGCCTTGGAGCGTTGGATCGCAGAGTCTCGGCCTATCATGCAATCCACATCCGAGGAAGCGCTTTTCCTCGGAGTTCGCGGGGGACGGTGGAATGCGCGACAGGTTCGTGACGAGCTGAACAAGGCGGCTCTTCACGCTGACCTTGATGTGGTGCGTCCTCACGACCTGAGGCACACCACAGCAACGCATCTGCTCGAAGGGGGAGCAGATCTGAGGAGTGTTCAGGAGATCCTTGGACATTCATCTCTCCGTACGACCCAGAGATACACGCACGTCACCATGACGCGCCTTCGAGATACGTACGCACACGCACATCCACGTGCGTGA
- a CDS encoding FliA/WhiG family RNA polymerase sigma factor — protein MSPLAPTAANQTTVGTDAPVAEPSDNTNCPRTVRQLWDAYKANPTALGREELILHYAPLVTMIAGRVGMKLPNTVEAADLVSYGMFGLIDAIDKFDPSRDIKFETYASTRVRGAIIDELRALDWIPRSVRSRAREYDRACEHLENTLHREPTSGEIAQHLGVPEKDVWQLQWQVSSGHVIALDEVVSTGDRVDQISAMDSVQETLAVDPAQSFAQGEMREILAQAVDHLNERERAVVTLYYFRSMTLSEIGKLLGVTESRVSQMHSAIIVKLRKQLIALDAAH, from the coding sequence ATGTCTCCCCTCGCACCTACAGCAGCAAATCAGACAACTGTCGGCACCGATGCCCCGGTTGCAGAACCATCAGACAACACCAACTGTCCTCGCACCGTGCGTCAGTTATGGGATGCCTATAAGGCGAATCCCACCGCGCTGGGTCGTGAGGAACTCATCCTGCACTACGCGCCCTTGGTCACGATGATTGCCGGACGTGTGGGGATGAAGCTTCCCAATACTGTGGAAGCTGCGGATCTTGTGTCGTATGGGATGTTTGGTCTTATCGACGCGATTGATAAGTTCGACCCGTCCCGCGACATTAAGTTTGAAACTTACGCGTCAACTCGAGTTCGTGGTGCCATCATTGACGAGCTGCGGGCCCTCGATTGGATCCCCCGCTCAGTGCGATCACGGGCCCGGGAATACGACCGAGCTTGTGAGCACCTCGAAAACACACTGCACCGGGAACCCACAAGTGGTGAAATTGCCCAACACCTGGGGGTCCCGGAAAAAGACGTATGGCAACTTCAGTGGCAAGTGTCCTCGGGGCACGTTATTGCGCTCGATGAAGTGGTATCCACTGGTGACCGTGTGGATCAAATCTCTGCCATGGACAGTGTTCAGGAAACACTTGCAGTCGATCCTGCTCAATCGTTTGCGCAAGGAGAAATGCGCGAAATTCTTGCACAGGCTGTCGACCACCTCAATGAACGCGAACGTGCCGTGGTGACGCTCTATTACTTCCGCTCGATGACATTGAGCGAGATTGGCAAGCTCCTGGGGGTAACAGAGTCTCGGGTATCGCAAATGCACTCAGCAATCATCGTGAAACTGCGTAAGCAATTGATCGCTTTGGATGCAGCACACTAG
- a CDS encoding M23 family metallopeptidase, translating to MLSLILAAVWTLGLATPPTVTMMPTVLPIPGDVAAVDRATLVREGIIINDFDPPAQRWQAGHRGIDLRASDATELYTPSSGTVTFAGVVAGKNVVVLQHDNGLRSSFEPVTTQLPVGTFVEKGRIFAHRLPDAVSHCSGEGCIHWGVKDGDTYVDPLTLINPWVRVRLLE from the coding sequence ATGTTGTCACTGATTCTCGCTGCCGTGTGGACACTTGGCCTTGCCACACCCCCCACGGTTACCATGATGCCCACCGTTTTGCCGATTCCCGGAGACGTTGCCGCGGTAGATCGTGCAACTCTAGTCAGAGAAGGCATCATCATCAACGATTTTGATCCGCCAGCCCAACGGTGGCAGGCGGGGCATCGAGGTATTGATCTGCGAGCGTCGGACGCTACTGAGCTCTACACCCCCTCCAGTGGAACAGTCACCTTCGCAGGTGTTGTGGCTGGCAAAAACGTGGTCGTCCTTCAGCACGACAATGGGTTGCGATCAAGTTTTGAGCCTGTAACAACTCAATTGCCAGTAGGCACTTTCGTCGAGAAAGGTCGCATCTTCGCGCACCGGCTCCCTGATGCGGTGTCGCATTGTTCAGGTGAGGGGTGTATCCATTGGGGCGTCAAAGACGGCGACACCTACGTTGACCCACTCACACTGATCAATCCTTGGGTGCGCGTCCGACTCCTTGAGTAA
- the rpsB gene encoding 30S ribosomal protein S2, with amino-acid sequence MAVVTMRQLLDAGVHFGHQTRRWNPKMKRFIFTERNGIYIVDLQQSLSYIDRAYEFVKETVARGGSVLFVGTKKQAQEPVAEQASRVGMPYVNHRWLGGMLTNFQTVNKRLQRLKELEQIDFDDVAGSVYTKKELLIMRREKDKLARTLGGLRDMSRLPSALWVVDTNKEHLAVDEARKLGIPVVAILDTNCDPDHVDYKIPGNDDAIRAVALLTRVVADAVAEGLVARSKGGKADAEPLAEWERELLEGGQEKAPEADAAPAADAPAVDAAENTEAPAAPAE; translated from the coding sequence ATGGCAGTTGTCACCATGCGTCAACTTCTTGACGCTGGTGTCCACTTCGGACACCAAACCCGTCGCTGGAACCCCAAGATGAAGCGATTCATCTTCACCGAGCGCAACGGCATCTACATTGTCGACCTCCAGCAGTCACTGAGCTACATTGACCGTGCTTACGAGTTTGTCAAAGAAACCGTGGCTCGCGGTGGGTCAGTGCTGTTCGTTGGGACCAAGAAGCAAGCACAAGAACCTGTTGCAGAACAAGCATCACGCGTGGGCATGCCCTACGTTAACCACCGTTGGCTTGGTGGGATGCTCACCAACTTCCAGACCGTCAACAAGCGTTTGCAGCGTCTGAAGGAACTTGAGCAGATCGACTTCGACGATGTCGCAGGTTCCGTCTACACCAAGAAGGAACTTCTCATCATGCGCCGTGAGAAGGACAAGCTGGCTCGCACCCTTGGTGGGTTGCGCGACATGTCTCGTCTTCCTTCTGCTTTGTGGGTTGTTGACACCAACAAGGAACACCTCGCTGTTGACGAGGCGCGCAAGCTGGGGATCCCGGTTGTTGCGATCCTCGACACCAACTGCGACCCCGACCACGTTGATTACAAGATTCCTGGCAACGACGATGCAATCCGCGCCGTTGCACTGCTGACCCGCGTGGTTGCTGATGCAGTTGCTGAAGGTCTTGTGGCACGTAGCAAGGGCGGCAAAGCAGACGCTGAGCCTCTCGCTGAATGGGAACGTGAGCTCCTTGAAGGTGGGCAAGAAAAGGCACCAGAAGCCGACGCTGCACCAGCTGCCGATGCTCCCGCTGTGGACGCTGCTGAGAACACAGAAGCTCCAGCCGCTCCAGCCGAGTAA
- the tsf gene encoding translation elongation factor Ts → MANYTAADIKALRERTGAGMLDVKKALDEAAGDMEKATEILRVKGLKGVAKREGRATSEGLVAAHIAESAAGQRGVLIEVNCETDFVAKSQKFIDLADKVLAAVAASGADNADAALAAEVDGTTIQVMIDEEAATLGEKIVLRRVAVVEGPTVTQYLHRTAKDLPPSIGVFVVTNAPGQAVAKDIAQHIAALAPEFRAREDVPAEQVENERRIAEETSRNEGKPEAALPKIVEGRLNGYFKSVVLLEQPLAKDPKKTVDQTLSEVDGELQEFVRFRVGS, encoded by the coding sequence ATGGCAAACTACACTGCCGCTGACATTAAGGCCCTACGCGAGCGCACCGGTGCCGGCATGCTCGACGTCAAGAAGGCACTGGACGAAGCTGCCGGTGACATGGAAAAGGCCACAGAAATCCTTCGCGTGAAGGGTTTGAAAGGTGTGGCGAAGCGTGAAGGTCGCGCTACCTCTGAGGGTTTGGTTGCCGCACACATCGCCGAGTCCGCAGCCGGCCAACGCGGTGTGCTCATTGAGGTCAACTGCGAAACGGACTTCGTTGCAAAGTCTCAGAAGTTCATTGACCTCGCTGACAAAGTTCTTGCAGCTGTTGCAGCGTCCGGTGCTGACAACGCTGACGCAGCTCTAGCTGCCGAGGTTGATGGCACGACCATCCAAGTGATGATTGATGAAGAAGCGGCAACGCTCGGCGAGAAGATCGTTCTTCGTCGCGTTGCTGTCGTTGAAGGCCCGACTGTGACACAGTACCTTCACCGCACTGCAAAAGACCTCCCCCCGTCAATTGGTGTTTTTGTCGTCACGAACGCCCCCGGGCAAGCCGTTGCTAAAGACATCGCACAGCACATCGCTGCTCTAGCTCCAGAGTTCCGGGCTCGTGAAGACGTCCCTGCTGAACAAGTGGAGAACGAGCGTCGTATCGCAGAGGAAACCTCACGTAATGAGGGCAAGCCTGAAGCGGCGCTCCCGAAGATCGTGGAAGGTCGCCTCAACGGGTACTTCAAGAGTGTTGTTCTCCTCGAACAGCCCTTGGCCAAGGACCCAAAGAAGACGGTCGACCAAACGCTGTCCGAGGTTGACGGAGAGCTCCAGGAATTCGTTCGTTTCCGCGTCGGTTCCTGA
- the pyrH gene encoding UMP kinase, protein MSMSTATATTPPDIDEPHARRVLLKLSGEAFGGGQIGLASHVVRRVAAEIAAAVAQGVQVAIVVGGGNFFRGAELSQQGLDRARADYMGMLGTVMNCLALQDFLEQAGVQTRVQTAITMGQVAEPYIPLRAIRHLEKGRVVIFGAGAGMPYFSTDTVAVQRALETHCDEVLMGKNGVDGVYTDDPRTNPDATLLTQLTYTDALVQDLGVMDAAAMSLGRDNKLQMRVFGMDEEGNVTRALVGENFGTTVTSE, encoded by the coding sequence ATGTCTATGTCCACAGCAACAGCAACGACCCCTCCTGACATCGACGAGCCTCACGCCCGCCGTGTCTTGCTCAAGCTCTCTGGTGAAGCTTTTGGTGGTGGACAAATCGGTTTAGCCTCGCATGTGGTGCGCCGAGTCGCCGCAGAAATCGCAGCCGCCGTCGCCCAAGGAGTTCAAGTTGCCATTGTTGTGGGCGGCGGAAACTTCTTCCGTGGTGCTGAGTTATCGCAGCAAGGACTTGATCGTGCACGTGCCGACTACATGGGGATGCTGGGGACAGTGATGAACTGCCTGGCATTGCAGGACTTCCTTGAACAGGCGGGTGTGCAAACACGGGTGCAAACCGCGATCACCATGGGACAAGTTGCTGAACCGTACATCCCACTGCGCGCGATCCGGCACCTGGAAAAGGGTCGTGTCGTCATTTTTGGTGCGGGTGCAGGAATGCCCTACTTCTCCACTGACACAGTCGCTGTCCAGCGGGCATTGGAGACGCACTGTGATGAGGTCCTGATGGGCAAGAACGGTGTTGACGGTGTCTACACTGATGACCCACGGACCAACCCGGATGCCACACTGTTGACACAGCTCACCTACACCGACGCTCTCGTCCAAGACCTGGGGGTGATGGACGCCGCTGCGATGAGTTTGGGGCGTGACAACAAGCTCCAGATGCGTGTCTTTGGAATGGATGAAGAAGGTAATGTTACTCGTGCGCTTGTGGGAGAGAACTTCGGAACCACGGTGACCAGCGAGTAG
- the frr gene encoding ribosome recycling factor: MSDEILLEAEEKMDRAVEVAKEEFAAIRTGRANAAMFSKITVDYYGAPTPLQQLASMNIPEARTVLISPYDKSAMSLIEKALRDSDLGVNPSNDGNAIRINLPALTEERRRDYVKLAKNKGEEGRVSVRNIRRKAKDQLDRLVKDGELSEDEGTRAEKELEALTRRHVDEIDTLLAGKEAELLEV; this comes from the coding sequence ATGTCAGACGAAATTTTGCTTGAGGCAGAAGAAAAGATGGATCGTGCTGTTGAGGTAGCGAAGGAAGAGTTCGCAGCCATCCGCACGGGCCGCGCGAACGCCGCCATGTTCTCAAAGATCACGGTGGATTATTATGGGGCTCCAACTCCTTTGCAACAGCTTGCCTCGATGAACATTCCTGAAGCGCGCACAGTGTTGATCTCTCCTTATGACAAGTCTGCAATGTCTCTCATTGAAAAAGCTCTGAGAGATTCAGATCTTGGGGTGAACCCGTCCAATGACGGGAATGCCATCCGCATCAATCTTCCTGCTTTGACAGAAGAACGCCGCCGTGACTACGTCAAATTGGCAAAGAACAAAGGCGAAGAAGGTCGTGTCTCCGTCCGCAACATTCGACGGAAGGCTAAAGACCAATTGGACCGTCTTGTGAAAGATGGTGAACTGTCTGAGGACGAAGGAACTCGAGCGGAAAAAGAGCTCGAGGCGCTCACTCGCCGGCACGTCGACGAGATCGATACTCTGCTTGCTGGTAAAGAAGCTGAACTTCTCGAGGTCTGA
- a CDS encoding phosphatidate cytidylyltransferase: MSSTEGLSDTVTAKAGRNLPAAIAVALVLLGVVGASLWFRKEAFLLVALVAVCVGLWELAQALSRRDIHAPLMPMWVGAAGILVSSYLAGPEALMVSFILTVAGIVVWRVIDGGGQHAVRDSAAGIFSTAYLPLMAGFVALMLAEDDGPILVAVFILLAVANDTGGYVAGVLFGRHPLAPSISPKKSWEGLAGSFILSLAVGIVGSAVVLDYNPMVGVALGLLTPITATVGDLAESLIKRDLQLKDMGTVLPGHGGVLDRIDSMLITAPFVYLLFTAAAQLPTTPLPGA; encoded by the coding sequence ATGAGTTCAACGGAAGGACTATCCGACACTGTCACAGCGAAAGCGGGCCGTAACCTACCCGCAGCCATCGCTGTTGCGCTTGTGCTTCTTGGGGTCGTTGGAGCGTCATTGTGGTTCCGCAAGGAAGCATTCCTCCTTGTCGCTCTTGTTGCAGTGTGTGTTGGGTTGTGGGAGTTGGCGCAAGCTCTGTCTCGACGCGACATACACGCACCCCTGATGCCCATGTGGGTGGGTGCGGCAGGTATCCTCGTCTCGTCCTACCTTGCTGGCCCTGAAGCGCTGATGGTGTCCTTCATCCTGACCGTTGCCGGTATCGTCGTGTGGCGGGTGATTGACGGTGGTGGCCAGCACGCGGTACGTGACTCCGCAGCAGGAATTTTCTCCACTGCTTACCTGCCGCTTATGGCAGGATTTGTGGCTCTCATGCTGGCTGAGGATGATGGGCCGATCCTGGTGGCAGTCTTTATTCTCCTGGCGGTCGCCAATGACACTGGCGGCTACGTTGCCGGGGTGTTGTTCGGCCGGCATCCACTGGCACCATCGATTAGTCCGAAGAAAAGTTGGGAAGGTCTTGCGGGATCGTTCATCCTGTCCCTCGCTGTGGGAATAGTAGGCTCCGCGGTTGTGTTGGACTATAACCCGATGGTGGGAGTGGCTCTTGGGTTACTCACTCCTATTACTGCAACAGTTGGTGATCTTGCCGAATCGTTGATTAAGCGAGATCTCCAACTCAAAGACATGGGAACAGTCCTTCCTGGACACGGTGGAGTGCTTGATCGTATTGATTCCATGCTCATCACTGCTCCTTTTGTTTATCTCCTTTTCACCGCCGCTGCACAGCTCCCAACAACACCGTTGCCAGGTGCCTGA
- the rlmN gene encoding 23S rRNA (adenine(2503)-C(2))-methyltransferase RlmN, with protein sequence MPDVLPTPSLVPLQMTAPKRGKAPRHFADMTPQERRDVVTELGHQPFRAKQLETHYFSHLTDNADEMTDLPAQAKSELVGALMPPLVSKIRTLEADGGATVKTLWRLFDGIKIESVLMRYPTRSTLCVSSQAGCGMACPFCATGQMGLTRNLSTAEIVEQVRQAARALAQGEIPGGATHLNNLVFMGMGEPLANYKALMGAVRQFVAPSPQGFGLSARNITVSTVGLVPAINKLAKEGLPLTLALSLHAPDDELRSQLVPINTRWTVDEALDAAYGYYDATGRRVSIEYALIKDMNDHAWRADLLGEKLNARGRGWVHVNPIPLNPTPGSIWTASDRDVEQEFVRRLRSHNIPTTIRDTRGSDIDGACGQLAAEDE encoded by the coding sequence ATGCCTGACGTACTTCCCACCCCGTCCCTCGTTCCGCTTCAAATGACAGCCCCAAAGCGTGGGAAAGCGCCCCGCCACTTTGCGGACATGACCCCCCAGGAACGACGCGATGTTGTGACGGAACTTGGACACCAACCGTTTCGTGCCAAGCAGCTAGAAACTCACTATTTCTCACATCTCACGGACAATGCAGATGAGATGACGGACCTGCCTGCGCAAGCAAAATCTGAACTTGTCGGAGCGTTGATGCCTCCGTTAGTGTCAAAAATTCGTACCCTCGAGGCCGACGGAGGGGCAACGGTCAAAACGTTGTGGCGTTTGTTCGATGGAATCAAAATCGAATCCGTTCTCATGCGGTACCCCACCCGTTCGACGTTGTGTGTGTCAAGCCAGGCAGGATGCGGGATGGCGTGCCCATTTTGTGCTACTGGTCAAATGGGATTGACCCGAAACCTGTCCACAGCTGAGATCGTTGAACAAGTCCGACAAGCGGCTCGCGCCCTGGCTCAGGGGGAGATTCCCGGAGGCGCAACGCACCTGAATAATCTCGTGTTTATGGGGATGGGAGAGCCTTTAGCGAACTACAAAGCTCTCATGGGAGCGGTCCGACAATTTGTTGCGCCGAGCCCACAAGGGTTTGGGCTATCTGCTCGCAACATCACGGTGTCAACTGTCGGGCTGGTGCCAGCCATCAATAAACTCGCCAAAGAGGGTTTGCCACTGACACTAGCGTTGAGTTTGCACGCCCCTGACGACGAATTACGCTCTCAACTTGTTCCGATTAACACCCGGTGGACTGTGGATGAGGCGCTCGATGCTGCTTATGGCTACTACGATGCAACGGGTCGTCGAGTCTCGATCGAGTATGCCTTGATCAAGGACATGAACGATCATGCATGGCGTGCGGACCTGTTAGGGGAAAAACTCAACGCGCGCGGCCGCGGATGGGTGCATGTGAATCCTATTCCGTTGAATCCAACACCAGGGTCAATTTGGACTGCCAGTGACCGTGATGTTGAGCAGGAGTTTGTGAGGCGCTTGCGTTCGCACAATATTCCGACAACAATTCGTGACACGCGGGGGAGTGACATCGATGGTGCCTGCGGTCAACTGGCCGCAGAGGACGAGTAA
- a CDS encoding DivIVA domain-containing protein → MFSTVSKTKIGYDIDDVDDFFAQARETYEGITNDILTFRDVNTCVFDTQRGGYDPAEVDAALERLEVAFVAKERQEFTARGGPQVWMAQISERAQTLYPRLQRPAGERFSSPSKGPGYAKEEVDVLCKRLIRFFEGKGPLTSADVRAATFSPARGKSAYEESSVDAFLARAVEVLLGVE, encoded by the coding sequence ATGTTCTCGACTGTCTCCAAAACGAAGATTGGCTACGACATCGATGATGTTGATGACTTCTTCGCTCAAGCTCGCGAAACTTATGAGGGGATTACGAACGACATCCTCACGTTTCGTGATGTGAATACCTGTGTCTTTGATACTCAGCGCGGTGGTTATGATCCTGCTGAGGTGGATGCCGCTTTGGAGCGCTTAGAAGTTGCGTTTGTCGCCAAGGAACGCCAAGAGTTCACTGCTCGTGGTGGGCCGCAGGTGTGGATGGCGCAGATCTCTGAACGGGCGCAGACGCTGTACCCGCGGTTACAGCGCCCGGCCGGTGAGCGTTTTTCTTCCCCGTCGAAGGGGCCGGGCTACGCGAAAGAAGAGGTCGACGTGCTGTGCAAGCGCCTCATTCGTTTCTTTGAGGGGAAAGGGCCGTTAACGTCGGCTGATGTTCGCGCCGCCACGTTTAGCCCAGCACGGGGGAAGTCGGCGTATGAGGAATCGTCTGTCGATGCGTTTCTTGCTCGTGCGGTGGAAGTCTTGTTGGGAGTCGAGTGA
- the dxr gene encoding 1-deoxy-D-xylulose-5-phosphate reductoisomerase → MSNATPPRRRVILLGSTGSIGTQAIDVISRHEAMFDVVGLAAGGSSVELLLEQAHRFRPVTVAVHDNNAGRQVRAELARTLPECEVLVGDGAASTLAGRPADVVLNGMTGAVGLGPTLAALSAGTTLALANKESLVMGGHLVMDAMVRPDQIVPVDSEHSAMAQALRAGQRSEVSRFILTASGGPFRGKKRDDLVHVTATEALNHPTWSMGPVVTVNSSTLVNKALELIEAHLLFHVPVDDIEVVVHPQSVIHSMIEFRDGSVIAQASPPDMRLPIALGLSWPDRIESGASACSWSSPTQWSFEPVDTHTFPAIDIARRAVKSSMWHPAVFNAANEELVDAFLSEQIPYLSIVDTLVSVLDACDEVVASGEFADSLDGIVRADQWARGWVHNMVLTPHRETIPAEEG, encoded by the coding sequence GTGAGTAACGCCACGCCACCACGCCGTCGAGTGATCCTGTTGGGCTCAACGGGGTCAATTGGTACTCAGGCAATTGATGTGATCTCGCGCCATGAAGCGATGTTTGATGTGGTGGGTTTAGCAGCGGGGGGGAGTTCTGTTGAGCTCTTGCTCGAGCAAGCTCATCGTTTTCGTCCAGTAACAGTTGCGGTTCATGACAACAACGCTGGGCGTCAGGTGCGAGCCGAACTTGCACGTACGCTACCTGAGTGTGAGGTGTTGGTCGGTGATGGTGCGGCAAGCACCTTGGCGGGACGCCCAGCGGATGTTGTTCTGAACGGTATGACGGGGGCTGTTGGGTTGGGTCCGACGTTGGCGGCGTTGTCTGCGGGGACGACTCTTGCGTTAGCCAATAAGGAGTCCCTTGTGATGGGCGGGCACCTCGTGATGGATGCCATGGTGCGCCCTGATCAGATTGTTCCCGTGGATTCCGAGCATTCAGCGATGGCCCAGGCACTTCGTGCTGGTCAGCGCAGCGAGGTCAGCAGATTCATTTTGACTGCATCAGGGGGACCGTTTCGGGGAAAGAAACGTGATGATCTTGTGCATGTCACTGCGACTGAAGCGTTGAACCATCCCACGTGGTCAATGGGGCCGGTGGTCACGGTGAATTCTTCGACTCTTGTCAATAAAGCGCTTGAACTCATCGAAGCGCATCTTCTTTTCCACGTGCCTGTTGATGATATTGAGGTTGTTGTTCACCCACAGTCGGTGATTCACTCAATGATTGAGTTCCGTGACGGTTCGGTGATTGCCCAAGCTTCTCCTCCTGATATGCGGCTGCCCATTGCTTTAGGGTTGTCGTGGCCTGATCGCATTGAATCAGGGGCTTCTGCGTGCTCCTGGTCCTCTCCGACACAATGGTCATTTGAACCGGTGGATACCCACACTTTCCCGGCAATCGATATTGCTCGCAGAGCTGTGAAGTCCTCGATGTGGCACCCTGCTGTCTTCAACGCAGCCAATGAAGAACTAGTCGATGCGTTCTTGTCCGAGCAGATTCCGTATCTGTCAATCGTTGACACGTTGGTCAGTGTCCTTGACGCATGTGACGAGGTTGTTGCTTCGGGAGAATTCGCCGACAGCCTAGACGGTATTGTGCGCGCTGATCAGTGGGCGCGTGGTTGGGTACACAACATGGTCCTTACCCCTCATCGTGAAACGATACCTGCGGAAGAAGGTTAG
- a CDS encoding M50 family metallopeptidase produces the protein MEYLVGVLIIVVGLLLSIALHEVGHLVPAQRFGVRVPQYMVGFGPTLWSWTRGETEYGIKAIPLGGYVRLVGMYPPQSRPVRGPRAVRELISSAREASLEEIRPGEEHRAFYRLSTPKKIVIMVGGPAMNLVIAAVMFTVVVLAFGVSQPSTQLADISQCVVPVTSESRTECLDEDPPAPAAAAGLQPGDTVVAIGTMKVTTWDELSAAIAQAGGETVALSYERDGELVTTSVTPLVTERPVTDRFGVPQYDDQGQLRTEPRGFLGVAPAYITVHQPLTQVPHMLGQSFAGTFDVILSLPQRMVDVWHAAFGGEERGLDSPVGVVGVGRIAGDITSADQLDGELAAQTQQLLLLIGSLNVALCAFNLIPLPPLDGGHVAGALYEGARRSVARLRGRRDPGNADTARLLPLAYGVFVLLAGMGLLLIYADLVNPVRLIQ, from the coding sequence ATGGAATACCTTGTTGGTGTGCTCATCATTGTGGTGGGATTGCTCCTGTCCATTGCGTTACATGAGGTCGGTCACCTGGTGCCGGCTCAACGTTTTGGGGTCAGGGTGCCGCAATACATGGTGGGTTTTGGTCCAACACTGTGGTCGTGGACGCGGGGCGAGACCGAGTATGGCATCAAGGCGATTCCCTTGGGCGGATACGTTCGTCTTGTGGGGATGTACCCGCCGCAGTCGCGTCCCGTCCGGGGGCCGCGCGCGGTTCGGGAGTTGATCAGTTCTGCCCGTGAGGCAAGTCTTGAGGAAATTCGCCCGGGCGAGGAACACCGCGCTTTCTACCGGTTGTCGACCCCAAAGAAAATCGTCATCATGGTCGGCGGACCCGCAATGAACTTAGTGATTGCAGCGGTCATGTTCACCGTTGTTGTTCTTGCTTTTGGTGTCTCGCAGCCTTCTACCCAATTGGCAGACATCTCCCAGTGTGTCGTCCCCGTGACTTCGGAATCGCGGACAGAATGTCTGGATGAGGATCCGCCTGCGCCTGCTGCCGCCGCTGGACTGCAACCGGGGGATACTGTTGTTGCGATTGGAACAATGAAGGTGACGACGTGGGATGAACTGTCCGCCGCCATCGCTCAAGCGGGCGGGGAGACAGTGGCCCTTTCGTATGAACGAGACGGGGAGCTTGTGACCACGTCAGTAACTCCTCTTGTGACTGAGCGTCCGGTCACGGATCGTTTTGGTGTCCCACAATACGATGACCAAGGACAGTTGCGCACTGAACCACGTGGTTTTCTCGGAGTTGCCCCAGCGTATATAACCGTCCACCAGCCACTAACTCAGGTTCCCCATATGTTGGGGCAATCCTTTGCTGGAACGTTTGATGTCATTCTTAGTCTGCCGCAACGAATGGTGGACGTGTGGCACGCTGCATTTGGGGGAGAGGAGCGCGGGCTGGACTCTCCTGTTGGGGTTGTGGGAGTGGGACGAATAGCAGGTGATATCACTTCAGCGGACCAGCTCGATGGTGAACTAGCAGCCCAGACACAACAATTGCTGCTACTCATAGGTTCACTGAACGTCGCCCTGTGCGCGTTCAATCTCATTCCTTTGCCGCCTCTTGACGGAGGTCATGTGGCCGGAGCTCTTTATGAGGGGGCCCGGAGAAGCGTTGCCCGACTTCGTGGGCGTCGTGATCCAGGAAATGCAGATACAGCGCGCTTACTTCCACTCGCGTATGGGGTGTTTGTCCTGCTCGCGGGGATGGGGCTGCTTCTCATTTACGCAGACCTCGTCAATCCAGTTCGACTCATCCAGTAA